Proteins from a single region of Palaemon carinicauda isolate YSFRI2023 chromosome 1, ASM3689809v2, whole genome shotgun sequence:
- the LOC137638672 gene encoding uncharacterized protein, protein MNRRYKWNNLIDILEAEEDLDVSMNKFSAFEVEAIIKKLKRWKAPGYDEIIAEMIFAENKVTPRLDTRLFCRIWREEAKSDGWELAVLVKKKKKRDLTDCNNYRGIMLMSVLMKI, encoded by the coding sequence atgaataggagatataaatggaataatttgattgatatacttgaagctgaggaggACCTGGATGtgtccatgaataaattcagtgcgtttgaagtcgaagctatcattaaaaaactcaagagatggaaagcccctggatacgatgaaataatagCCGAGATGATATttgccgaaaataaagtgactcccagattagatacaagattattttgtagaatatggcgtgaagaggcaaagtctGATGGATGGGAGCtagcagtgttggtgaaaaaaaaaaaaaaaagagatctgactgattgcaataattacagaggcatcatgctTATGTCagttttgatgaaaatataa
- the LOC137644456 gene encoding doublesex- and mab-3-related transcription factor 2-like: MSRRPMKKYHFFEGGRIRTLEERDYDEEYTGLTDNEPLREAPGYGDSASFDERYGEYQPPSGIYNQDLPMDYSAHRSPVDSDSHSPIDYQNQGYADYGATGYSEPGAMENQPSSSGFQDPQNPKPSGAASGQRKRVQTCRLCANHGKIVEKKGHKPFCKYQTPHDCRPCEITLRMRDASAAQQKMTRTQQPNIPMEPQKQLPSGPIEFPRMRELEAETRDIINPDLFADINEIVKARTHRS; the protein is encoded by the coding sequence GAGGCAGAATAAGGACATTAGAAGAAAGAGATTATGATGAAGAATACACTGGCCTGACTGATAACGAACCTCTCCGTGAAGCACCAGGGTACGGTGACTCTGCAAGCTTCGATGAACGCTATGGAGAGTACCAGCCACCTAGTGGCATTTACAATCAAGACTTACCAATGGATTACAGTGCTCACCGCAGCCCGGTGGATTCAGACTCACACAGCCCTATAGATTATCAAAATCAAGGTTATGCAGATTATGGGGCTACGGGGTACTCCGAGCCAGGTGCAATGGAAAATCAACCCTCAAGCTCAGGATTTCAAGATCCCCAAAACCCTAAACCAAGTGGAGCTGCTTCAGGTCAAAGAAAAAGAGTTCAGACATGTAGATTATGTGCTAACCATGGTaaaatagttgaaaaaaaaggCCATAAGCCTTTTTGTAAATACCAGACTCCCCATGACTGTaggccatgtgagattactttgcGAATGAGAGATGCCTCAGCAGCACAACAGAAGATGACTCGAACTCAGCAGCCAAACATACCAATGGAACCCCAGAAACAACTACCAAGCGGACCTATCGAGTTTCCTCGGATGCGAGAATTAGAAGCAGAAACCAGAGACATCATTAACCCTGACCTATTCGCTGATATTAATGAAATTGTGAAGGCTCGGACACATCGCTCTTAA